From a single Acidobacteriota bacterium genomic region:
- a CDS encoding YCF48-related protein, whose amino-acid sequence MADSVDPDLMWGHSLAGLFQSNDGGRTWSLTPSRIPFPRDILPDPQTAGRAYTTSGIAVFLTEDFGRTWQDCSRGLRVEVSEIGSFAMSPGQPGIPGTVFALSPTSLFRSPEGSCQWERVPEDGLIVPLFRVVNAESGELWAGTPFGLFAFDQETQSWSEIAPESEIADVTLRVIRFDLRQQGRIWAGSRDGLLFRSDDAGDTWMRVAEEVPLTLINQIVFDPNDPLALYVADGSDLFRTGDEGETWENLTEDLDPFSASSVVVDSADSDILTLGSAINGVFRSQDGGETWTQSIDGFHTINVGSLAPAPSNPDRVYIGTLGGGLLRSEDGGESWAQIFPEVAPISLNDLSVDPADETLILAAASGGVYRSQDSGDTWTQVFDEFNASGLHRVRNMPQTVLATGSRFVAISQDGGATWESFAVSPDTIFLETVSTPADTADTIFAAGAASVFRSSNGGQDWETVVGPIPFEAEAVVVPDIRWVHVSPSDPQVVMASGSAGFFRSRDGGDAWKQVNEFIGDFVIDPQDSDHLFNFGVGESFDGGTSFQPVTEGLESLSALGVEALAFDSDGQLLAAAEGGVLLRLRGQERLRFPFFTIGDVAGQPNTSRLFIFNRDTATDLQIEARAGDGQPLGNAFPALDDSLQPFQVETVLSDSQGSLQIGSFSLFSDAPLQASLLFDGTLGMAGFSGASPTMGGFFGSVAPFQNSSQENRRASISVSNFSQEQVHIDLQLRNFLQDLLGTASLTLEAGQLQARFLDELNWLTPAGEPLDVSNLTATLHAQSSGLAKIVMLETLPGDLAEIPTIREPFNPAPADLQPLEDPLAAGRRSTRARTSLSPSPKRSAFLPQVVNGGGLQTRIFLYNPLPSSEIVEIAFWDEEGNPVALDVEGFGPVSELEVSLEASLFRVLRTTGQGQLTVASAEIRQRGLSDFWSQLTGPGGSTADRPAPVIDAPFRFPARVNASEQADTGVAVHNTSQEPNLLALELLDDEGEALATAEIALAARGRVALLASEIEWQSEQPLDFSDFLGGLRIVPEQAVAATVIQVRPGRLGKIPLAVE is encoded by the coding sequence GTGGCCGATTCCGTCGACCCTGACCTGATGTGGGGCCACAGCTTAGCCGGACTCTTTCAAAGCAACGACGGCGGCCGGACCTGGTCCCTGACCCCGTCGCGGATTCCCTTTCCGCGCGACATCCTTCCCGATCCCCAAACCGCCGGCAGAGCCTACACCACCTCAGGCATCGCTGTCTTCCTGACCGAAGACTTCGGACGGACTTGGCAGGACTGCTCTCGAGGACTAAGAGTGGAGGTGTCTGAAATCGGCTCCTTCGCCATGAGCCCCGGCCAGCCCGGAATCCCGGGAACCGTCTTCGCCCTGAGCCCCACAAGCCTCTTTCGAAGCCCGGAGGGCTCCTGTCAATGGGAGAGGGTCCCAGAGGATGGCTTGATCGTGCCCCTTTTCCGCGTCGTTAACGCGGAATCTGGAGAACTCTGGGCCGGGACACCATTCGGACTTTTCGCCTTCGATCAGGAGACGCAAAGCTGGAGCGAAATTGCGCCTGAGAGTGAGATTGCCGACGTCACCTTGAGAGTGATCAGGTTCGACCTGCGCCAGCAGGGACGCATCTGGGCCGGCAGCCGAGACGGGCTGCTCTTTCGCAGCGACGACGCAGGAGATACCTGGATGCGGGTGGCCGAAGAGGTCCCGCTGACCCTTATCAACCAGATCGTTTTCGACCCCAACGACCCGTTGGCGCTCTACGTAGCTGACGGAAGCGACCTCTTCCGCACCGGCGACGAGGGCGAGACCTGGGAGAACCTGACCGAGGACTTGGATCCCTTTTCGGCCAGTTCGGTCGTGGTCGATTCAGCCGATTCCGACATTCTGACGCTGGGATCAGCCATCAACGGCGTTTTCCGTTCCCAGGACGGCGGGGAAACCTGGACTCAAAGCATCGACGGCTTCCATACCATCAACGTCGGTTCCCTGGCTCCCGCCCCCTCCAATCCCGACCGCGTCTATATCGGGACTCTGGGCGGCGGACTGCTGCGCAGCGAGGACGGCGGGGAGTCCTGGGCGCAGATCTTTCCCGAGGTGGCTCCCATCAGCCTCAACGACTTGTCGGTCGACCCTGCCGACGAGACCCTCATCCTGGCCGCCGCCTCCGGCGGCGTCTACCGCAGCCAGGACAGCGGAGACACCTGGACGCAGGTTTTCGACGAGTTCAACGCCTCCGGTTTGCACCGGGTGCGAAACATGCCGCAGACGGTGCTGGCGACGGGCTCCCGCTTCGTTGCCATCAGCCAGGACGGAGGAGCCACCTGGGAAAGCTTCGCCGTCAGCCCGGACACCATCTTTCTGGAGACGGTCTCCACTCCGGCCGACACCGCCGACACCATCTTCGCAGCCGGCGCGGCCAGCGTCTTTCGCAGCAGCAACGGAGGCCAGGACTGGGAAACGGTCGTCGGGCCGATACCCTTCGAAGCCGAGGCCGTGGTGGTTCCGGATATACGCTGGGTGCACGTCAGCCCATCCGATCCCCAGGTGGTGATGGCCTCGGGCAGCGCCGGATTCTTCCGCAGCCGGGACGGCGGAGACGCCTGGAAGCAGGTCAATGAGTTCATCGGGGACTTTGTCATCGACCCCCAGGACTCCGACCACCTTTTCAACTTCGGAGTCGGGGAGAGTTTCGACGGCGGAACCAGCTTCCAGCCCGTCACCGAAGGACTGGAGTCGCTCAGCGCCTTAGGCGTAGAGGCCTTGGCCTTCGACTCGGACGGCCAACTGCTGGCCGCCGCCGAGGGCGGCGTTTTGCTGCGCCTGCGAGGGCAGGAACGTCTGCGCTTCCCCTTCTTCACCATCGGAGATGTGGCGGGACAGCCCAATACCAGCCGTCTCTTCATCTTCAACCGAGACACCGCCACAGACCTCCAAATAGAGGCCCGAGCCGGGGACGGACAGCCCCTGGGCAACGCTTTCCCGGCGCTGGACGATTCCCTGCAACCGTTTCAGGTCGAGACCGTTCTTTCCGACTCTCAAGGCTCACTGCAGATCGGCTCCTTTTCGCTCTTTTCGGACGCTCCTTTGCAAGCTTCCCTGCTCTTCGACGGGACGCTGGGCATGGCCGGATTCTCGGGCGCCTCGCCCACTATGGGCGGATTTTTCGGCTCCGTGGCGCCTTTTCAGAATTCCTCGCAGGAAAACCGCAGGGCCTCTATCTCGGTCAGCAACTTCTCACAAGAGCAGGTGCATATCGATCTGCAACTGCGGAACTTCTTGCAGGACTTGCTGGGCACCGCTTCGCTGACTCTGGAGGCGGGGCAGTTGCAGGCCCGCTTCCTGGACGAACTGAACTGGCTGACACCCGCCGGGGAACCCTTGGACGTCTCCAACCTGACGGCCACTTTGCATGCTCAGTCCTCCGGGCTGGCCAAGATCGTCATGCTGGAAACCCTACCTGGAGATCTGGCTGAGATACCTACCATCAGAGAACCGTTCAACCCCGCGCCCGCCGATCTCCAACCCCTTGAAGATCCCCTGGCGGCAGGCCGGCGATCGACGCGTGCCCGAACAAGCCTGAGCCCCTCGCCCAAGCGCTCCGCCTTTCTTCCTCAAGTGGTTAACGGAGGCGGCCTCCAGACCCGCATCTTTCTCTATAATCCCTTACCCTCCAGCGAAATTGTCGAGATCGCCTTTTGGGATGAAGAGGGCAACCCGGTAGCGCTGGACGTAGAAGGCTTCGGGCCGGTCTCCGAACTTGAAGTGTCGTTGGAGGCTTCCCTGTTCAGGGTGCTGCGCACGACGGGCCAGGGCCAACTGACCGTCGCCTCGGCTGAAATCAGACAGAGAGGACTCAGCGACTTCTGGTCTCAACTGACCGGGCCCGGCGGATCGACGGCCGACCGTCCCGCCCCGGTCATCGACGCCCCCTTCCGCTTCCCTGCCCGCGTCAACGCCTCCGAGCAGGCCGACACGGGAGTAGCCGTCCACAACACCTCCCAAGAGCCCAACCTGCTGGCTCTGGAGCTGCTCGACGATGAAGGCGAAGCGCTGGCCACCGCTGAAATCGCCCTGGCCGCCCGCGGACGGGTAGCGCTGTTGGCCAGCGAAATCGAGTGGCAAAGCGAGCAACCGCTCGACTTCAGCGACTTCCTGGGCGGCCTGAGGATCGTTCCCGAGCAGGCCGTGGCCGCAACGGTCATTCAAGTGCGTCCCGGACGACTGGGCAAGATACCGCTGGCAGTCGAATAA
- the rfaE1 gene encoding D-glycero-beta-D-manno-heptose-7-phosphate kinase: MNSAQRQQLMEITRRFQGCRILVAGDIILDRFVWGSVERISPEAPVPVIEVKRESVHLGGAANVACNLAALGARPRLVGLVGDDSPAKQLRRELQAQNIDDGGLLVDDQRRTTTKTRIIAGHQQVCRADREDRLPARGSLLADLTATCRKYLDECQAVVLSDYAKGALVPELVRLLIEQAGEEGRYLAVDPKSSDFSIYRGASIITPNQKEAEAAAGMPILDEDSLLRAGDRLRQEAGLGALLITRGEEGMTYLDARSQVHIPTVAREVYDVTGAGDTVIAVFALAIACDAHPVQAAQLANHAAGIVVGKLGTAQVSPDELLESLKDSDK, encoded by the coding sequence ATGAACTCGGCCCAACGGCAACAACTGATGGAGATCACGCGTCGCTTCCAGGGTTGCCGGATCCTGGTGGCCGGCGACATCATCCTCGACCGCTTTGTATGGGGCAGCGTGGAACGCATCTCTCCCGAAGCGCCCGTCCCCGTCATCGAAGTCAAACGCGAGAGCGTGCACTTAGGCGGCGCTGCCAACGTTGCCTGCAATCTGGCCGCCTTGGGCGCCCGTCCGCGGCTGGTGGGGCTGGTGGGCGACGACAGCCCGGCGAAGCAACTGCGCAGGGAATTACAGGCCCAGAACATCGACGACGGCGGACTGCTCGTAGACGACCAGCGCCGCACCACCACCAAGACCCGCATTATTGCCGGACATCAGCAGGTCTGCCGGGCCGACCGCGAGGACCGTCTGCCGGCCCGAGGCTCTCTGCTGGCCGATCTGACCGCCACCTGCCGCAAGTATCTTGATGAGTGTCAAGCTGTCGTTCTTTCCGACTACGCCAAGGGCGCGCTGGTGCCTGAGTTGGTGAGGCTGCTAATCGAACAGGCCGGGGAAGAAGGCCGCTACCTGGCAGTTGATCCTAAAAGCAGCGACTTTTCGATCTATCGAGGCGCCTCCATCATCACGCCCAACCAGAAAGAGGCCGAAGCCGCCGCGGGAATGCCTATCCTGGACGAGGATTCGCTGCTGCGCGCCGGCGACCGTCTGCGTCAGGAAGCCGGACTGGGCGCACTGCTCATCACGCGCGGAGAAGAGGGAATGACCTACCTGGACGCCCGCTCCCAGGTCCACATCCCCACGGTCGCCCGCGAGGTCTACGACGTCACCGGAGCCGGCGATACCGTCATCGCCGTCTTCGCCCTGGCGATCGCCTGCGATGCCCATCCAGTGCAGGCGGCGCAATTGGCCAACCACGCTGCCGGAATCGTGGTGGGCAAGCTGGGCACTGCACAGGTTTCACCTGATGAACTGCTGGAAAGCCTTAAAGACTCCGATAAATAA
- a CDS encoding glycosyltransferase family 9 protein has protein sequence MSREPRQSILFIRLRSLGDTVLMTPALQVARRAGMHTAALVEEPFAALLKGHPHLHELLVMPSQGWAWANRLRMLRRLRRLSFDLVVDLHGGSTAALLTRFSGARRRVGYASARFKDWYDVKTPDSRQLWNNRPVHTVEHQLSPLLHLGLPVEPIPQLHLPVDEGALAYVEQLLTASGFSDRSFALIHPAAAFDTKQWAARHFAEIGDRLQERFKLPVAVTAGPGEKVLVEEVGALMKRRPLLIEPLPLDRFAALVSRCALYLGNDSGPMHMAAAFKRPVVAVFGSSDWRVWRPWNTPHRLIKADLPCIPCPGYTCHLYDQPRCIRSIGVDQVWQAVEELADTI, from the coding sequence ATGAGTCGTGAACCTCGCCAAAGCATTCTGTTCATTCGCCTCCGATCACTGGGCGACACGGTACTGATGACTCCCGCATTGCAGGTGGCTCGCCGCGCCGGGATGCATACCGCGGCATTAGTGGAAGAACCCTTCGCCGCGCTGCTCAAGGGGCATCCCCATCTGCATGAACTCCTGGTGATGCCCAGCCAGGGATGGGCGTGGGCCAACCGCCTGAGAATGCTGCGCCGCCTTCGCCGTCTCTCGTTTGACTTGGTCGTCGATCTGCACGGAGGCAGCACGGCGGCCCTGCTGACCCGCTTCAGCGGTGCCCGACGGCGGGTCGGTTACGCTTCGGCGCGCTTCAAGGACTGGTACGACGTGAAAACGCCCGACTCGCGCCAGCTTTGGAACAACCGCCCGGTCCACACCGTCGAACATCAACTTTCGCCACTGCTGCACCTGGGACTACCGGTCGAGCCCATTCCCCAGCTCCATCTGCCCGTCGATGAAGGGGCCTTGGCTTACGTCGAGCAACTCTTGACCGCTTCAGGATTCTCCGACAGGTCCTTCGCTCTCATCCATCCCGCCGCCGCCTTCGACACCAAACAATGGGCCGCCCGGCACTTCGCCGAGATTGGAGACCGCCTGCAGGAGCGGTTCAAGTTGCCCGTAGCCGTCACGGCGGGGCCTGGGGAGAAAGTTCTTGTGGAGGAGGTGGGAGCCTTGATGAAAAGGCGTCCGCTGCTCATCGAACCGCTGCCGCTGGACCGGTTCGCCGCCCTCGTCTCCCGCTGTGCCCTCTACCTGGGCAACGACAGCGGACCGATGCACATGGCAGCCGCTTTCAAGCGCCCCGTGGTGGCCGTCTTCGGCTCCTCGGATTGGCGGGTATGGAGGCCCTGGAACACCCCTCATCGACTCATCAAGGCCGACCTTCCCTGCATTCCCTGTCCGGGATACACTTGCCATCTTTACGACCAGCCGCGCTGCATACGGTCCATTGGAGTCGATCAGGTCTGGCAGGCGGTTGAGGAACTGGCGGACACGATATGA
- the thpR gene encoding RNA 2',3'-cyclic phosphodiesterase, whose translation MIRSFIALDLPSAVRRELRRTAEPFKRLGLDARFSAASSIHLTLKFLGDVEAERIDLLAAQIKGAASVHPPFSLRLGTLGVFPDRRRPRVLWRGLRGIAPLLELQRGISAILAQEGFEPEKRPYAPHLTLARLRSPRKSQALIEEMEAFNGAYQEDEAPVFEVGQVHLFKSVLKPSGAEYTILASASLGSTS comes from the coding sequence GTGATCCGCTCCTTTATCGCCCTCGATCTTCCGTCCGCCGTGCGCCGGGAACTGCGCCGCACCGCCGAGCCCTTCAAGCGTCTGGGACTGGACGCCCGCTTCAGCGCTGCCTCGTCCATACACCTGACGCTCAAGTTCCTGGGCGACGTCGAGGCTGAAAGGATTGACTTGCTGGCGGCTCAGATCAAGGGCGCGGCTTCCGTCCACCCACCTTTTTCGCTCCGTTTGGGCACGCTGGGAGTGTTTCCCGACCGCAGGCGTCCCCGTGTCTTGTGGAGAGGGCTGAGGGGCATCGCGCCGCTGCTGGAACTGCAACGCGGCATTTCCGCGATCTTGGCTCAAGAGGGCTTCGAGCCCGAGAAGCGCCCTTATGCCCCCCACCTGACGCTGGCCCGCCTGCGCTCTCCCCGCAAGTCCCAGGCCCTGATTGAAGAAATGGAAGCGTTCAACGGCGCCTACCAGGAAGACGAGGCCCCTGTCTTCGAAGTCGGACAGGTGCACCTCTTCAAGAGCGTCCTCAAACCGTCGGGGGCCGAGTATACGATCCTCGCCAGCGCTTCATTGGGCTCCACATCCTGA
- a CDS encoding competence/damage-inducible protein A: protein MTRKLLAAEIIAVGSELLEGGRVETNSAFLAGRLTSVGTRVRRKWVVGDDLHDIARAVRTALQDGCDILLLSGGLGPTNDDLTRQAVAQALDRPLHTVPQLVERLQRLYARFNVRMSENNLRQAQVVEGGEALENPKGSAPGMFLRQGDALIFLLPGPPRELEPMVDEEVLPRVRDLKPAAPLYRRSLKILGLPESTVDAKVEEAYRSFTDIETTILSSSGIISLHFTWRGEDDRGLANQALDQLAQRARQALGEAVYADREAEPEEILGEMLRSRGQSLVTAESCTGGWMGQLITAVAGSSDYYLGGYIAYSNALKVDALGVNETTLQRFGAVSRQVAEQMAQGARLRGKSDYALSTTGIAGPEGGSEEKPVGTVWVALASREGVESKRLSLPGDREWIRLRSARLALDLLRRRLL from the coding sequence TTGACCAGGAAACTTCTGGCCGCCGAGATCATCGCCGTGGGATCGGAACTGCTGGAAGGCGGACGGGTGGAGACCAATTCGGCCTTCCTGGCCGGACGCCTCACCTCGGTAGGAACCCGGGTGCGCCGCAAGTGGGTGGTGGGAGACGATCTCCACGACATCGCCCGGGCCGTGCGCACAGCCCTGCAGGACGGCTGCGACATCCTGCTGCTGAGCGGGGGCTTGGGCCCCACCAACGACGACCTGACCCGGCAAGCCGTTGCTCAGGCCTTGGACCGTCCCTTGCACACCGTCCCCCAACTGGTGGAACGCTTGCAGCGGCTCTACGCCCGCTTCAACGTGCGCATGAGCGAGAACAACCTGCGCCAGGCTCAAGTGGTGGAAGGCGGAGAGGCTCTGGAGAATCCCAAGGGGTCGGCCCCCGGCATGTTCCTGAGGCAGGGCGATGCTCTCATCTTTCTCCTGCCCGGCCCTCCCCGCGAACTGGAGCCCATGGTGGACGAGGAGGTGCTGCCCAGGGTGCGCGACCTCAAGCCCGCTGCGCCCCTCTATCGCCGCTCCCTCAAGATACTGGGGCTGCCCGAGTCCACGGTGGACGCCAAAGTCGAAGAGGCCTATCGCTCCTTCACGGACATCGAAACCACCATCCTGTCCTCCTCCGGCATCATCAGCCTGCATTTCACCTGGAGGGGCGAAGACGACCGAGGACTTGCCAACCAGGCGCTCGATCAACTCGCTCAGCGCGCCCGGCAGGCTCTGGGCGAGGCCGTCTACGCCGACCGCGAGGCGGAACCCGAAGAGATCCTGGGCGAGATGCTGCGCAGCCGCGGTCAAAGCCTGGTCACGGCCGAGTCCTGCACCGGGGGCTGGATGGGACAGCTCATCACCGCCGTAGCGGGCAGTTCCGACTACTACCTGGGCGGATACATCGCCTACAGCAACGCCCTCAAAGTGGACGCTCTGGGGGTCAACGAAACCACCCTGCAGCGCTTCGGCGCCGTCAGCCGACAAGTGGCTGAGCAGATGGCCCAGGGAGCCCGCCTGCGCGGCAAGTCCGATTATGCACTGTCCACTACGGGCATCGCCGGTCCGGAGGGCGGCAGCGAGGAGAAGCCGGTGGGAACGGTGTGGGTGGCTTTGGCTTCACGGGAAGGCGTCGAGTCCAAGAGACTGTCGCTGCCCGGCGACCGTGAGTGGATCCGCCTGCGCAGCGCCCGCCTGGCTCTCGACCTGCTGCGCAGGAGGCTGCTGTGA
- the yacG gene encoding DNA gyrase inhibitor YacG — protein MASAKSTRFKSYKCPRCGNKTRLEDKYFPFCSKRCRLIDLGKWFNEEYSVQGEEKPWDPADPEQG, from the coding sequence ATGGCTTCTGCGAAGAGCACCCGCTTCAAGTCCTACAAATGCCCCCGTTGCGGCAACAAGACCCGTCTCGAGGACAAGTACTTTCCTTTTTGCAGCAAGCGCTGCCGCCTCATTGACCTGGGCAAGTGGTTTAACGAGGAGTACTCGGTGCAAGGCGAGGAAAAACCTTGGGATCCCGCCGATCCCGAGCAAGGGTGA
- the rimO gene encoding 30S ribosomal protein S12 methylthiotransferase RimO, producing the protein MAKVGFVSLGCPKNLVDSEVMLGLLARVGHQITHQAEEAEILVVNTCGFIESAQQESIDTILEMARYKEQGRCRQLVVAGCLVERFRKQLQEQIPEVDAVVGTNEIPRILQVCGPARGRAAPVPHYEERELFLYDDADPRLLTTPRHSAYIKIAEGCDHPCTFCVIPQMRGRFRSRPMDSVVREAERLAQGGVREINLVGQDTTMYGWDRGDRRGLARLLRRLGQVEGISWVRFLYAYPNNIYDELLDAMRETEAACRYIDVPLQHASKNMLSRMKRGGHRGSLLRLLERIRKRVPGAAVRTTVIVGFPGETEEDFEELLDFVRQARFERLGAFTYSDESSAASHALDAKVQGEVAAQRQQRVMEVQAEISSQINRKLVGQTLPVMAEGPSKESDLLWEGRLETQAPDIDGVVYLTDGIDESVRPGDILPVRIIEAHPHDLVGHAQASAGLKGESTTFAYRPGRVEHRPQ; encoded by the coding sequence ATGGCCAAGGTCGGATTCGTCAGTCTGGGATGTCCCAAAAACCTCGTCGACAGCGAAGTCATGCTGGGCTTGTTGGCGCGGGTGGGGCACCAGATCACCCATCAAGCCGAAGAGGCTGAAATCCTGGTGGTCAACACCTGCGGTTTCATCGAGAGCGCCCAGCAGGAGTCTATCGACACCATCCTGGAGATGGCGCGCTACAAAGAACAGGGGCGTTGCCGGCAGTTGGTGGTGGCCGGCTGTCTGGTCGAGCGTTTCCGCAAGCAGCTTCAAGAACAGATTCCCGAGGTGGACGCGGTTGTGGGGACGAACGAGATTCCCCGCATCCTGCAGGTGTGCGGTCCAGCCCGGGGCCGGGCCGCCCCCGTGCCGCACTACGAAGAGCGCGAACTTTTTCTTTACGACGACGCTGATCCGCGCCTCCTCACAACTCCCCGCCACAGCGCCTACATCAAGATCGCCGAGGGCTGCGACCATCCTTGCACTTTCTGCGTCATCCCCCAGATGCGGGGAAGATTCCGCAGCCGTCCCATGGACTCCGTGGTGCGCGAAGCGGAACGCCTGGCCCAAGGCGGCGTCCGCGAAATCAACCTGGTCGGACAGGACACCACCATGTACGGGTGGGACCGGGGAGACCGCCGGGGATTGGCCCGCCTGCTGCGCAGGCTGGGTCAAGTCGAGGGCATCTCCTGGGTGCGCTTCCTCTACGCCTATCCCAACAACATCTACGACGAACTGCTGGACGCCATGCGCGAAACCGAGGCGGCTTGCCGTTATATCGACGTGCCCTTGCAGCACGCCTCCAAGAACATGCTCAGCCGCATGAAAAGAGGCGGTCATCGCGGGTCTCTGCTGCGGCTTCTGGAGCGGATTCGCAAGCGGGTCCCCGGCGCGGCCGTCCGCACCACCGTGATCGTGGGATTCCCGGGAGAGACGGAGGAGGACTTCGAGGAGCTGCTCGACTTCGTACGCCAGGCGCGCTTCGAGCGCCTGGGGGCCTTCACCTACTCCGACGAGTCCTCGGCGGCTTCCCACGCCCTGGACGCCAAGGTGCAGGGCGAGGTGGCAGCCCAGCGGCAGCAGCGGGTGATGGAGGTACAAGCCGAGATCTCAAGCCAGATCAACCGCAAGCTGGTGGGGCAAACCCTTCCCGTCATGGCCGAGGGGCCCAGCAAAGAGAGCGACCTGTTGTGGGAAGGCAGGCTGGAGACCCAAGCACCCGACATCGACGGCGTCGTCTACCTGACCGACGGCATCGACGAAAGCGTCCGGCCCGGAGACATCCTGCCGGTGCGCATCATCGAAGCTCATCCCCATGACTTGGTGGGTCACGCCCAGGCGTCCGCCGGCCTCAAGGGTGAGAGCACGACTTTTGCCTACAGGCCCGGGCGCGTCGAGCACCGTCCCCAGTGA
- a CDS encoding YciI family protein has product MKSLRYLILVSLPFLLGFLALQAQEPPPGMASYYFVFLKAGSAELSEQESGEIMQAHVAHLSRQWEEGRLVASGPLIEAGELRGIAIYRTTSLEQARQAATSDPAVRAGLLQVRILTWWGPEGIGDGYKQWASENPGQPDPMKEYQLVLLKRGPKADAFQGEEARELQAAHLANIRKMAEAGQLLVAGPFLDGDSLRGIFVLTMDSVEEARQASRQDPAVQAGRLEMEIHRLAMAEGSFPKPELP; this is encoded by the coding sequence ATGAAATCGCTTCGTTATCTCATACTTGTCAGCCTGCCGTTTTTGCTGGGTTTCTTGGCGCTTCAGGCGCAGGAGCCCCCGCCGGGAATGGCCAGCTACTACTTTGTCTTTCTCAAAGCAGGTTCAGCAGAGCTGAGCGAGCAGGAGAGCGGAGAGATCATGCAGGCCCACGTGGCTCATTTGAGCCGGCAGTGGGAGGAGGGACGGCTGGTGGCTTCCGGACCCCTGATCGAGGCCGGCGAATTGCGCGGCATCGCCATCTACCGAACAACCAGCCTGGAGCAAGCCCGCCAGGCCGCCACATCCGATCCGGCTGTCAGGGCCGGACTGCTGCAGGTGCGAATCTTGACCTGGTGGGGCCCCGAGGGGATCGGCGACGGCTACAAGCAGTGGGCGAGCGAGAATCCCGGTCAGCCTGATCCCATGAAGGAATACCAACTGGTGCTGCTCAAGCGCGGACCCAAGGCCGATGCATTCCAGGGCGAGGAGGCGCGCGAACTGCAGGCCGCTCACCTGGCCAACATCCGCAAGATGGCCGAAGCCGGTCAACTGCTGGTGGCCGGGCCCTTCCTCGACGGCGACAGCCTGCGCGGCATCTTCGTGCTCACCATGGACTCGGTAGAAGAGGCCCGCCAGGCCTCGCGCCAGGACCCGGCCGTGCAAGCCGGGCGGCTTGAAATGGAGATCCACAGGCTGGCCATGGCCGAGGGTTCCTTCCCCAAACCTGAACTGCCCTAG
- a CDS encoding TlpA disulfide reductase family protein: MYKIFTTAVGLLSIFAVTQGALAQDAPVAPSGAEAEAELSIDLPELPAFELPDLTGEMRSLEELKGRVTMVNFFFPSCVGCNQELPFLKRLYEKYRDFGFSLISINIHPAQNRQLTRWAQKGGYSHPILRTESDAWRKAFRVEGTPTNCLLGDDNTMLKRYEGYSPHNLERMEEAVRRMLGLDK, encoded by the coding sequence TCACGACCGCAGTGGGGCTACTTTCCATCTTCGCAGTCACGCAGGGGGCCTTGGCGCAGGATGCCCCGGTCGCTCCTTCGGGAGCCGAGGCCGAGGCTGAACTTTCCATCGATCTGCCGGAACTGCCGGCCTTCGAGCTGCCCGACCTGACGGGGGAAATGCGCTCCTTGGAGGAACTCAAGGGGCGCGTGACCATGGTCAACTTCTTTTTCCCCTCCTGCGTCGGCTGCAATCAAGAACTTCCTTTTCTCAAGCGCCTCTACGAGAAATACCGCGACTTCGGCTTCTCCCTCATCTCCATCAACATCCATCCAGCGCAGAACCGGCAGTTGACCCGCTGGGCCCAAAAGGGGGGTTACAGCCACCCCATTCTGCGCACGGAAAGCGATGCCTGGCGCAAAGCATTCCGGGTGGAGGGCACACCTACCAACTGCCTGCTGGGCGACGACAACACCATGCTTAAGCGCTACGAAGGGTATAGTCCGCACAACCTGGAGCGCATGGAAGAGGCCGTCCGCCGCATGCTGGGACTGGACAAGTAA